One genomic window of Terriglobia bacterium includes the following:
- a CDS encoding holo-ACP synthase, translating to MIVGIGIDIVDIRRLRRALERQGDRFVRRVFTAAEQAYCRAHRDPAPYYAARFAAKEALFKALGTGWAQGVTWLNVEVLREDGGAPRLGLSGRAEEVSKALGAGAIHLSLSHSEDSAVALVILEQ from the coding sequence ATGATTGTCGGCATCGGCATCGATATTGTCGACATCCGGCGCCTGCGCCGCGCCCTGGAGAGGCAAGGCGATCGCTTCGTCCGGCGCGTCTTCACCGCCGCTGAGCAGGCGTACTGCCGTGCCCACCGTGATCCCGCTCCTTACTACGCGGCTCGCTTCGCCGCCAAGGAGGCGCTCTTCAAGGCGCTGGGAACCGGCTGGGCCCAGGGTGTGACCTGGCTCAATGTTGAGGTTCTCAGAGAGGACGGCGGGGCTCCCCGGCTTGGGCTGAGCGGCCGCGCGGAAGAAGTCAGCAAGGCACTGGGCGCCGGCGCAATCCACCTCAGCCTCTCTCATTCCGAAGATAGCGCCGTCGCGCTCGTCATCCTCGAACAGTAA
- the pgeF gene encoding peptidoglycan editing factor PgeF gives MNGFVLRQTAGVPYYTCAALERDPGLRHGFSTRCGGVSPAPEGALNLGHVAWDASANVTENRRRFLSALNLAPECLATVAQIHSAEFHIIKTRAHQWNPRNRGDALITSEKGVALAVQVADCFPVLISDPIAGIIAAVHAGWRGTLARILRRTLEGMRDHLGAEPARAVAAIGPGIRACCLEVGSDVASSFESAFPGVHLCSPRTKKPGKYLLDLLQALKIQLSEAGVPGENVFDLGQCTRCHPQEFFSYRADGARAGRMMGVICRVAQAG, from the coding sequence ATGAATGGCTTCGTCCTACGCCAGACAGCAGGAGTCCCCTATTACACCTGCGCGGCCCTCGAACGAGACCCCGGTCTGCGTCACGGGTTCTCCACGCGCTGCGGCGGCGTGAGCCCTGCCCCGGAAGGGGCGTTGAATCTCGGACACGTCGCCTGGGACGCATCCGCCAACGTAACGGAAAACCGGCGCCGGTTCCTTTCAGCGCTTAATCTCGCACCCGAGTGCCTGGCGACTGTGGCCCAGATTCACTCCGCCGAGTTTCATATCATAAAAACCCGGGCTCACCAATGGAATCCACGAAACCGGGGAGATGCGCTCATTACCAGTGAGAAGGGCGTTGCGCTGGCCGTTCAGGTGGCCGATTGTTTTCCGGTGCTGATCTCCGATCCGATCGCAGGGATCATCGCGGCAGTACATGCCGGATGGCGCGGAACTCTCGCCCGCATTTTGCGCCGTACTCTGGAAGGCATGCGGGACCACCTCGGCGCCGAACCGGCCCGCGCAGTGGCAGCAATCGGTCCGGGCATCCGCGCCTGTTGCCTCGAGGTCGGTTCTGATGTGGCTTCTTCTTTCGAGTCCGCCTTTCCCGGCGTGCACCTCTGCAGCCCGCGTACGAAAAAGCCGGGAAAGTATCTCCTCGATTTGCTTCAGGCTCTCAAGATCCAACTGTCGGAAGCGGGCGTCCCCGGGGAAAATGTTTTCGATCTGGGCCAGTGCACGCGCTGCCATCCGCAAGAGTTCTTCTCATACCGGGCAGACGGAGCCCGCGCCGGCAGAATGATGGGAGTCATCTGCAGGGTCGCACAGGCGGGCTAA
- the purE gene encoding 5-(carboxyamino)imidazole ribonucleotide mutase, producing MSKPKVAIVLGSDNDYPVIQDMIRILHDFEIPHEITVTSAHRSPDRTHRYAVTLEDRGIQIVIACAGAAAHLAGVLASHTILPVIGVPIDSSPLRGMDSLLSTAMMPAGVPVATMGIGKTGASNAAVLAAQILARMDPELARRLKDYKKQLADRVEERDRELKKSHNA from the coding sequence GTGAGCAAACCAAAGGTAGCAATTGTGCTGGGCAGCGACAACGACTATCCCGTGATCCAGGATATGATCCGCATCCTGCATGATTTCGAAATCCCACACGAGATCACGGTTACGAGCGCGCACCGTTCACCGGATCGGACGCACCGCTATGCCGTGACCCTGGAGGATCGTGGAATTCAGATCGTCATTGCGTGCGCCGGAGCCGCGGCGCATTTGGCTGGCGTGCTTGCATCCCACACCATCCTGCCGGTCATCGGTGTTCCCATCGATTCGTCGCCGCTGAGGGGAATGGATTCTCTGCTTTCCACCGCGATGATGCCTGCAGGAGTGCCGGTGGCGACCATGGGGATTGGCAAGACCGGTGCCAGCAATGCCGCCGTTTTGGCCGCCCAGATATTGGCGCGCATGGATCCCGAGCTGGCTCGGCGGCTCAAGGATTACAAAAAACAGCTCGCCGACCGAGTCGAGGAGCGCGACCGGGAACTGAAGAAATCTCATAATGCATGA
- a CDS encoding carboxypeptidase regulatory-like domain-containing protein, with amino-acid sequence MIKARVVCLILLASLIAVPMMFGQGGEKGQIQGTVTDKSGAVVPGVTMTIKNLATGFEMVVVSESAGVYRFPGLVPGNYSFKAEMTGFTAFEVKSVVVNVGRTTDVNVTLQPAGAQTTITVSEVAPLVETTRTDIGGVIETRQVQSLPLNARNFSALATLLPGARPATSWDPTKTRIGAISVAGAGGRNMETTVDGIENKDNSVGGYVQNIALDGVQEFALKTQRFSAADGRSQGGLLSIVTKSGSNDFHGTWFTFARDKIFNANDYWSKKNNVDKPGFRRWQYGGSFGGPIKREKAFFFFTIDRFQESQFTIIDKNTLAELQALVDAKINIYGASPGPAAQLPTPYKRTMFTARADWIINSKNNVYLSWNNSKDRNENDQAPTDLTSTNFNTNRNYLMSMVWNSLISPRLLNQFVWGHSYWNNLIDTDNYSPVTVIFTGLLGFGTNGNVPQQTFQKKWQFKDSLMWNRGSHGLRFGVDWVTEPWLGGFFGYTPVPSLTFFDNPTTILTDKVKYEQGFSTPGIVQALAETSPFVDSRYTYQNWNNFVGGYVQDDWKVNRKLTLNLGIRYDVDLGIVSAGGILANDRSLLAVSKIDNPLTNGFKGRLPTDDLNNFAPRIGFALDPIGNGKTVIRGGYGMYYDQLFNNINLFAMQQSNPTVFGTVTNLQNTAIGKGDMPTWIVNTTPLPPIPTKGLTDIPNGSTGRLVDPNYVSPFSQQFNIGFSQQFAKDFVLEGDFTHLLNIHENRTIQLNYRIDPTGSNPRILAAAFVAAGLASNRLAAVNNTASVNRSRYDGLNIVIRKRFSHRLTFQTSYTLSKARGYGGLAGEFGGTALDQTNYLAANDYIPTVRDERHSFVWSGVIQLPAGFELSPIVRIASARPYALTSGQDTNKDGTTNDNCVPGFVSPNGRTCPQNVSRNGQRGGYDLDGNFVSGRFFTTDLRVSRIFSLGKLREGMNLAFHFEAFNMTNRTNFGRNFNGNMRATNAMVTQGPATGTYGIEGAAPFQAQLGVRFTF; translated from the coding sequence ATGATTAAAGCCCGTGTGGTTTGTTTAATCTTGCTTGCCTCGCTGATAGCCGTCCCGATGATGTTTGGACAGGGCGGCGAGAAGGGTCAAATTCAGGGAACGGTTACCGACAAGTCTGGTGCCGTTGTTCCCGGCGTGACCATGACGATCAAGAATCTGGCGACCGGGTTTGAGATGGTCGTGGTTTCTGAAAGTGCGGGCGTTTACCGCTTCCCGGGCCTGGTCCCGGGGAACTATTCGTTTAAGGCGGAGATGACCGGTTTCACCGCCTTTGAAGTGAAGAGCGTGGTCGTCAATGTCGGCCGCACGACAGATGTCAATGTAACGCTCCAGCCGGCCGGCGCGCAGACTACGATCACGGTTTCGGAGGTGGCTCCGCTCGTTGAAACCACCAGGACCGACATTGGGGGCGTGATCGAGACCCGTCAGGTGCAGAGCTTGCCCCTCAATGCCCGGAATTTCTCGGCACTGGCAACGTTGCTGCCGGGCGCGCGCCCCGCGACCTCGTGGGATCCGACCAAGACCCGCATCGGCGCGATTTCGGTGGCAGGCGCCGGCGGCCGCAACATGGAAACCACGGTCGACGGCATCGAGAACAAGGACAACTCGGTCGGAGGCTACGTGCAGAACATCGCGCTGGACGGGGTACAGGAGTTTGCCCTTAAGACGCAGAGGTTCTCCGCCGCCGATGGCCGTTCGCAGGGTGGCTTGCTCTCGATCGTGACCAAGTCGGGATCGAACGACTTCCACGGAACCTGGTTCACGTTCGCACGTGACAAGATCTTCAATGCCAACGACTACTGGTCCAAAAAGAATAATGTCGACAAACCGGGCTTCCGACGCTGGCAGTACGGCGGCTCCTTTGGCGGCCCGATCAAGCGGGAGAAAGCATTCTTTTTCTTCACAATTGATCGCTTTCAGGAAAGCCAGTTCACCATCATCGACAAGAACACGCTGGCAGAACTGCAGGCGCTGGTCGATGCCAAGATCAACATTTATGGGGCGTCTCCAGGTCCGGCCGCACAGCTGCCTACGCCTTACAAACGCACCATGTTTACGGCGCGTGCGGACTGGATCATCAACTCGAAAAATAACGTCTATCTCTCATGGAACAACAGCAAGGATCGGAACGAGAATGACCAGGCGCCTACGGATCTGACGAGCACAAACTTCAATACCAACAGAAACTATCTCATGTCGATGGTCTGGAACTCGCTGATAAGCCCCAGACTGCTCAATCAGTTTGTTTGGGGCCATTCGTACTGGAACAATCTGATCGACACGGACAACTACTCGCCTGTAACCGTGATATTTACAGGACTCTTAGGATTTGGAACCAACGGCAACGTGCCCCAGCAGACCTTCCAGAAGAAATGGCAGTTCAAGGATTCCCTGATGTGGAACAGGGGGAGCCATGGATTGAGGTTTGGCGTCGATTGGGTGACGGAGCCATGGCTGGGCGGGTTTTTCGGGTACACGCCCGTCCCGTCCCTTACCTTCTTCGACAACCCTACCACCATCCTGACGGACAAGGTGAAGTACGAACAAGGCTTCAGCACACCAGGGATTGTTCAAGCCCTCGCTGAAACCAGTCCGTTCGTGGATTCCCGGTACACGTATCAGAACTGGAACAACTTCGTCGGCGGGTATGTGCAGGATGACTGGAAGGTCAACCGCAAGCTGACCCTCAACCTGGGCATTCGCTACGATGTCGATCTGGGCATCGTCTCAGCCGGCGGCATCCTGGCCAACGACCGCTCGCTTCTCGCCGTCTCAAAAATCGACAATCCGCTGACCAATGGATTCAAGGGCAGGCTGCCTACGGACGACCTCAACAACTTCGCCCCGCGCATCGGCTTTGCCTTGGATCCAATAGGCAATGGCAAGACCGTGATCCGCGGCGGTTACGGCATGTATTACGACCAGCTGTTCAACAACATCAACTTGTTCGCGATGCAGCAGAGCAACCCGACCGTGTTCGGAACAGTGACCAATCTGCAAAACACGGCCATCGGCAAGGGGGACATGCCCACCTGGATAGTGAATACAACCCCGCTTCCCCCGATTCCGACAAAAGGGTTGACCGATATTCCCAACGGCTCAACCGGGCGCCTGGTCGATCCCAACTATGTGAGCCCGTTTTCGCAGCAGTTTAATATCGGTTTCTCGCAGCAGTTCGCCAAGGACTTCGTGTTGGAGGGCGATTTCACCCACCTCTTGAACATCCATGAAAACCGGACGATCCAGCTCAATTACAGGATAGATCCCACTGGCTCCAACCCGCGTATCCTTGCCGCTGCTTTCGTCGCAGCGGGCCTGGCGTCAAACCGGTTGGCTGCTGTCAATAACACAGCATCCGTAAACCGGTCGCGTTATGACGGTCTCAACATCGTCATTCGCAAGCGCTTCTCTCACCGGCTGACCTTCCAGACCTCTTACACCCTGTCAAAGGCGCGAGGTTACGGAGGGCTGGCCGGAGAATTCGGCGGCACTGCTCTCGACCAGACGAATTACCTGGCCGCGAACGACTACATTCCCACGGTCCGGGACGAACGGCACAGCTTCGTTTGGTCCGGCGTCATCCAGCTCCCTGCGGGTTTTGAGCTTTCACCCATCGTTCGCATCGCGTCTGCCCGGCCCTACGCCCTGACTTCGGGACAGGACACCAATAAGGACGGGACAACCAATGATAATTGTGTTCCGGGTTTCGTGTCGCCCAACGGCCGTACCTGCCCGCAGAACGTCTCGCGCAACGGCCAGCGCGGAGGGTATGATCTGGACGGCAACTTTGTCTCCGGAAGATTCTTCACGACCGATTTGCGTGTGTCAAGGATCTTCAGCCTGGGGAAGCTCCGCGAGGGGATGAACCTCGCTTTCCATTTCGAAGCGTTCAATATGACGAACCGCACCAACTTCGGAAGGAATTTCAACGGCAACATGCGCGCAACCAATGCCATGGTAACCCAGGGCCCGGCGACGGGTACCTATGGTATTGAAGGCGCAGCGCCGTTCCAGGCGCAGCTGGGTGTGCGCTTCACCTTCTAG
- the mtaB gene encoding tRNA (N(6)-L-threonylcarbamoyladenosine(37)-C(2))-methylthiotransferase MtaB: MESSAKFFLCTFGCRCNQADSAEMRARLCEGSLRESDDHRDADLIVVNSCTVTRRADQQVRQTVRRLHRENPGARIVIAGCYAERDPETLAAIPGVNLVLGNADRIRLAEVWRSEAGPGGRIIRTPIDAARDCLIDGASHIGGKTRPFLKLQDGCDARCTYCIVPSVRGPGRSALPEDILAAIRRLVDHGYQEIVLTGVHLGSYGRKLSQPIRLTDLLQRILEVPGLGRLRLSSIEPMRFDRGIVALAAQYPAFAPHFHIPLQSGSDRILRLMRRPYRAADFLDLLQYIHSSLPTVGLGTDVLVGFPGETVDDFEATCELVRQSPLTYLHVFPFSARPGTEASFLPGEVPPGVLHERCEILRELSMARNLAFRQRFVGKVLPAISLAKAEQLGESVALTDNYIHARITGPAIPANRLIHIRIGEVLPEGTKAAFV; this comes from the coding sequence ATGGAAAGCAGTGCAAAATTCTTCCTCTGTACCTTCGGATGCCGCTGCAACCAGGCCGACAGTGCTGAGATGCGCGCGCGCCTCTGTGAGGGCTCGCTTCGTGAGTCGGACGACCACAGGGATGCCGACCTGATCGTGGTCAATTCGTGCACCGTCACGCGGCGCGCGGACCAACAGGTACGCCAGACCGTTCGGCGGCTTCACCGGGAGAATCCCGGTGCCAGGATCGTTATTGCCGGCTGCTATGCCGAGCGTGACCCGGAGACGCTGGCGGCTATTCCCGGGGTCAACCTGGTCCTCGGCAACGCCGACAGGATCCGGTTGGCTGAAGTCTGGCGCTCGGAGGCCGGGCCCGGCGGCAGAATCATCAGGACGCCGATCGACGCGGCGCGCGACTGCCTGATCGACGGCGCGTCGCACATTGGCGGTAAGACGCGCCCGTTCCTCAAGCTTCAGGACGGTTGCGACGCGCGCTGCACCTATTGCATCGTGCCTTCTGTGCGCGGTCCGGGGCGCAGCGCCCTCCCAGAGGACATACTTGCGGCGATCCGGCGTCTGGTGGATCACGGCTACCAGGAAATTGTGCTGACCGGAGTCCACTTGGGATCGTACGGGCGCAAGCTGTCGCAACCGATACGGCTGACCGACTTGCTGCAGCGCATCCTCGAGGTCCCCGGCCTGGGTCGGCTGCGGCTCAGCAGCATCGAACCCATGCGCTTTGATCGTGGCATCGTGGCCCTGGCCGCTCAATACCCTGCGTTCGCACCCCACTTTCACATTCCGCTGCAAAGCGGCAGCGATCGCATCCTGCGGCTCATGCGCCGGCCTTACAGGGCCGCAGATTTCCTCGATCTGCTCCAATACATCCATTCGAGCCTGCCGACGGTGGGGCTGGGTACGGACGTGCTCGTCGGGTTTCCAGGAGAGACGGTGGACGATTTCGAAGCGACCTGCGAACTCGTCCGCCAATCGCCACTCACTTATCTGCATGTCTTCCCGTTTTCCGCGCGCCCAGGAACGGAAGCTTCCTTCCTGCCGGGGGAGGTGCCCCCGGGCGTGCTGCACGAACGCTGCGAGATCCTGCGCGAGCTCTCCATGGCCAGGAATCTCGCCTTCCGGCAGCGGTTTGTCGGAAAGGTCTTGCCCGCCATCAGCCTCGCGAAAGCGGAACAATTGGGGGAGTCGGTCGCGTTGACCGACAACTACATCCACGCCAGGATTACGGGGCCCGCAATACCGGCAAACCGCCTGATTCATATCCGTATCGGTGAGGTTTTGCCGGAAGGAACCAAGGCTGCCTTCGTGTAA
- the rlmN gene encoding 23S rRNA (adenine(2503)-C(2))-methyltransferase RlmN, translating to MDVENGRKENLIGTSLAEIEMLASELGEPGFRGRQIYAGLYRRRLHDWGLFTDLGKQLRDKLAGRCIIAYPDAVKVFQSSDGTRRYLFEVSAGHRVESAFIPEEKRDTFCISTQVGCAVECLFCVTGRLPMRRNLSAGEIIGQVLALEADRQTDLKRLNIVIMGMGEPLLNYDNVMKALRLMTDPLGMSISTRRITLSTSGIVPGLERLAQEDLIPNLAISLNATTDAVRNVLIPINRKWNIAALLEACRRFPLEPRRRITFEYVLIEGVNDTPEDALRLVQLLKGLKKKINLIPLNADPWVPLKAPGEERVLAFQDLLHQHHLTAYIRRPRGGDVSAACGMLAGRDYPKGDDTHLPPKPAQLA from the coding sequence GTGGATGTCGAAAATGGGAGGAAGGAGAACCTGATCGGCACCTCGCTCGCGGAGATCGAGATGCTTGCCTCAGAGCTAGGGGAGCCGGGCTTTCGCGGCCGGCAGATCTATGCCGGCCTCTACCGGCGCCGGTTGCATGATTGGGGCCTCTTTACTGATCTCGGCAAGCAGCTCCGCGACAAGCTCGCTGGACGTTGCATCATCGCTTATCCCGATGCGGTCAAGGTGTTTCAATCCTCCGACGGCACACGCCGCTATCTGTTTGAAGTTTCCGCCGGGCACAGAGTCGAGTCCGCCTTCATTCCCGAAGAAAAGCGCGACACCTTCTGCATCTCCACGCAAGTCGGGTGCGCCGTGGAGTGCCTCTTCTGCGTTACAGGGAGGCTGCCCATGCGCCGCAACCTCTCCGCCGGTGAAATCATCGGGCAGGTTCTGGCCTTGGAGGCAGACCGGCAGACCGACTTGAAGCGGCTGAACATAGTGATTATGGGGATGGGGGAGCCGTTGCTCAACTACGACAACGTCATGAAGGCGCTCCGACTCATGACCGATCCGCTGGGAATGTCCATTTCCACGCGCCGCATCACTCTCTCGACATCGGGCATCGTGCCCGGGCTGGAGCGCCTGGCTCAGGAAGATCTCATCCCCAACCTGGCCATCTCGCTCAATGCAACCACCGACGCCGTGCGGAACGTGCTCATCCCGATCAATCGCAAGTGGAACATCGCGGCTCTCCTCGAAGCCTGTCGCAGGTTTCCCCTCGAACCCCGCCGCCGCATTACCTTCGAATATGTCCTGATCGAAGGGGTCAACGACACGCCGGAAGATGCGCTCCGGCTGGTGCAGCTGCTCAAAGGTCTGAAGAAAAAGATCAACTTGATCCCTCTGAATGCGGATCCCTGGGTGCCGCTGAAGGCTCCCGGGGAAGAGCGCGTGCTGGCTTTTCAGGACCTACTTCACCAACACCACCTCACCGCCTACATCCGCCGGCCGAGGGGCGGCGATGTCTCGGCGGCGTGCGGCATGCTTGCCGGCAGGGACTATCCAAAAGGGGACGACACCCACCTGCCGCCTAAGCCTGCGCAGCTGGCGTAG